The following are from one region of the Aspergillus luchuensis IFO 4308 DNA, chromosome 4, nearly complete sequence genome:
- a CDS encoding sugar porter family MFS transporter (COG:G;~EggNog:ENOG410Q2KJ;~InterPro:IPR005829,IPR005828,IPR003663,IPR036259, IPR020846;~PFAM:PF00083,PF07690;~SMCOG1169:sugar transport protein;~TransMembrane:12 (i48-68o104-124i131-148o160-179i191-213o225-244i312-335o347-368i380-399o411-437i458-475o481-499i);~antiSMASH:Cluster_4.5;~go_component: GO:0016020 - membrane [Evidence IEA];~go_component: GO:0016021 - integral component of membrane [Evidence IEA];~go_function: GO:0022857 - transmembrane transporter activity [Evidence IEA];~go_process: GO:0055085 - transmembrane transport [Evidence IEA]): MRLPKVKMPRKRPQDEFNGDVLQQEAQATGPNSQKFEEGTVDTPIPLLTWRSFLMGIFVSMGGFLFGYDTGQISGFLEMPNFLQRYGQQHADGTYYFSNARSGLIVALLSIGTLIGALIAAPIADRIGRKWSISGWSAMVCVGITIQISSPFGKWYQVAMGRWVAGLGVGALSLLVPMYQAETGPRHIRGSLVSTYQLFITLGIFVANCINFGTEARNDTGSWRIPMGITYIWAIILGFGIALFPESARYDYRHGKEAKAARTLSKMYGIPENHRMLKLEIDEIRQKFVEEKERGQITWSHLFHAPRMTYRVAVGVALQALQQLTGANYFFYYGTTIFRGAGISNSYVTQMILGGVNFGTTFLGLYLIENYGRRRSLITGALWMFVCFMVFASVGHFSLDHENPERTHTAGVVMVVFACLFILGFASTWGPMVWTIIAELYPSEFRARAMSLATASNWLWNFLLAFFTPFITSAIDFRLGYVFAGCLFLAAGLVYVAVIEGRGRTLEEIDTMYVMKVPPWKSSKYVFPDIDPYDRRGSTSSKAGASHIPQVSGGNETFSPHTTEV; the protein is encoded by the exons ATGAGATTGCCAAAGGTCAAGATGCCTCGTAAGAGGCCGCAAGACGAATTCAATGGTGATGTGTTGCAGCAAGAGGCGCAAGCCACCGGCCCCAATAGCCAGAAATTTGAAGAGGGGACAGTGGATACACCTATCCCTCTCCTCACGTGGCGCTCTTTCTTAATGGGTATTTTCGTGTCAATGggtggttttctttttggctACGACACTGGCCAAATTTCAGGCTTCTTGGAGATGCCGAACTTTCTCCAAAGGTACGGACAACAGCATGCCGACGGAACATACTATTTCTCCAATGCACGTTCGGGTCTGATCGTCGCGCTG CTATCAATCGGTACCTTAATCGGCGCTCTTATTGCGGCTCCGATCGCAGATCGCATTGGCCGGAAATGGTCCATCAGCGGTTGGAGTGCCATGGTATGTGTTGGTATCACCATACAAATATCTTCTCCATTCGGCAAGTGGTACCAGGTCGCCATGGGTCGTTGGGTAGCTGGTCTCGGCGTTGGTGCTCTATCATTGCTTGTTCCCATGTATCAAGCAGAAACTGGCCCCAGGCACATTCGTGGATCACTTGTTAG CACCTATCAGCTTTTCATCACACTTGGAATTTTCGTCGCCAATTGTATCAACTTCGGAACAGAAGCCCGGAATGACACTGGATCCTGGCGTATTCCCATGGGCATCACTTACATTTGGGCGATCATCCTGGGCTTCGGAATTGCACTATTCCCAGAAAGTGCCCGATATGACTACCGTCATGGAAAGGAGGCTAAAGCAGCCCGTACCCTCTCAAAAATGTATGGGATTCCTGAAAATCACCGAATGCTGAAGCTCGAGATCGACGAAATTCGGCAGAAATTCgtggaggaaaaggaacgcGGACAGATAACCTGGTCCCATCTATTCCATGCACCCCGCATGACATATCGCGTCGCAGTTGGAGTCGCCCTTCAAGCACTGCAACAGTTAACTGGTGCGAATTATTTCTTCTACTACGGAACTACGATTTTCCGAGGCGCCGGTATCTCAAATTCCTATGTTACACAAATGATCCTAGGCGGTGTAAATTTCGGAACAACATTCCTAGGTCTGTATTTGATCGAGAATTATGGTCGTCGACGATCCCTGATAACAGGAGCATTGTGGATGTTTGTCTGCTTTATGGTTTTCGCCTCAGTGGGCCACTTCTCCCTCGACCACGAAAACCCCGAACGGACCCACACAGCAGGTGTGGTCATGGTTGTCTTCGCCTGCCTGTTTATTCTTG GTTTCGCATCTACATGGGGTCCCATGGTGTGGACCATCATCGCAGAGCTGTATCCCTCCGAATTCCGTGCCCGCGCCATGTCGCTCGCCACAGCATCCAACTGGCTCTGGAACTTCCTTCTCGCCTTTTTTACCCCCTTCATCACGAGTGCCATTGACTTCCGGCTCGGCTACGTCTTTGCCGGCTGCCTCTTCCTTGCGGCGGGCCTGGTTTACGTGGCTGTCATTGAAGGCCGTGGCCGTAcactggaggagatcgacACAATGTACGTTATGAAAGTACCGCCCTGGAAGAGCTCCAAATACGTGTTTCCCGACATCGATCCGTACGATCGCCGCGGCTCGACTTCATCCAAAGCAGGGGCTTCTCATATTCCGCAGGTGAGCGGTGGAAACGAGACGTTCAGCCCTCACACAACTGAAGTGTAA